In a single window of the Pseudodesulfovibrio profundus genome:
- a CDS encoding peptidase U32 family protein codes for MSKKHIPEIMAPAGDTQSYLAAVAAGADAVYVGLKHFSARMQATNFSISELAQLASLGRDRGTKTYVAMNTLVKPNDVESAGRLIDRLGQTVKPFAIIVQDLAMVELARQVGFKGEVHLSTLAILSHPSGLETIRKLGVNCVVVPRELNLDEVKMMADACPKDLDLEIFVHGALCHCVSGRCYWSSYLGGKSGLRGRCVQPCRRLYKQDKNHAQRLFSCSDLSLDVLTKPLLDIPKVAAWKIEGRKKGPHYVYYTVRAYQMLRDNPKDAQAKKTAVELLEQALGRPTSHSTFLPQRPFQPITPGEETGSGRLIGEIKRDQKKLYFQPREPLHPGDAIRIGYEDLPGHRTLFIRRRVPKRGRMDIPFSKKPGNNHIPSGTKVFLVDRREPELMKQIKELQGELEFFPAPKSKESTFTPKWPKTAARSKIKPEMVTLYRTPPRGRTYGKVAFWLERPTIGKTPQAQVGRSQWWLPPVIWPDEDKRYRSLIREAVKKGAREFVINAPWQAAYFEDRKNVKLVAGPFCNASNRLALNVLKDLGCSSAIIAPELPEEDILALAQNPPIPLGIVTKGLWPFGIARFLSDSVKMEESIKSPMNEVLFVRKHGQNNWLYPGWELDLVGERRTLERVGFRSFITMKEEWPRNVPRPKRTSTFNWKLKLL; via the coding sequence ATGAGCAAAAAACACATACCTGAAATCATGGCCCCTGCGGGGGACACGCAATCCTATTTAGCGGCGGTGGCTGCGGGCGCGGATGCCGTTTATGTCGGCCTCAAGCATTTTTCTGCCCGCATGCAGGCCACCAACTTCTCTATCAGCGAGCTGGCGCAACTGGCAAGCCTCGGTCGCGACCGCGGCACCAAGACCTATGTTGCCATGAACACATTGGTCAAGCCCAATGATGTGGAATCCGCAGGCAGACTGATCGATCGACTGGGCCAGACCGTCAAACCCTTTGCGATCATCGTACAGGATTTGGCCATGGTCGAGCTGGCACGGCAGGTCGGTTTCAAGGGAGAAGTCCATCTTTCCACCCTTGCCATCCTCAGCCATCCAAGCGGCCTTGAAACCATCCGCAAGCTGGGCGTAAACTGCGTGGTTGTTCCCCGCGAGCTGAATCTGGATGAAGTCAAGATGATGGCCGACGCCTGCCCCAAGGATCTCGATCTGGAGATTTTCGTGCATGGTGCGTTGTGCCACTGCGTTTCCGGCCGCTGCTACTGGTCCAGCTATCTTGGCGGCAAATCCGGTCTGCGCGGACGATGTGTACAACCCTGTCGCCGTCTGTACAAGCAGGACAAGAACCACGCGCAACGGCTGTTCTCCTGCTCCGACCTCTCCCTCGATGTTCTGACCAAGCCCCTTCTTGATATCCCCAAGGTTGCGGCGTGGAAAATCGAAGGACGAAAAAAGGGCCCCCACTATGTGTACTACACGGTGCGTGCCTACCAGATGCTTCGGGACAATCCCAAGGACGCCCAGGCCAAGAAGACTGCTGTAGAGCTGCTGGAGCAGGCCCTTGGCCGTCCGACAAGCCACTCGACATTTCTACCCCAACGCCCTTTCCAGCCCATCACACCGGGCGAGGAAACCGGGTCGGGACGCCTGATCGGCGAAATAAAGCGGGATCAGAAAAAGCTGTATTTTCAGCCGAGAGAACCGCTCCATCCGGGTGATGCCATACGTATCGGCTATGAAGATCTGCCGGGACACCGGACCCTTTTCATTCGCCGCCGAGTACCAAAGCGCGGACGCATGGATATCCCGTTCTCCAAAAAGCCCGGGAACAACCACATCCCCTCCGGCACCAAGGTCTTTCTTGTGGATCGACGCGAGCCGGAATTGATGAAGCAGATCAAGGAACTGCAAGGTGAGTTGGAATTCTTCCCTGCTCCCAAGAGCAAGGAGTCGACATTTACTCCCAAGTGGCCGAAAACCGCGGCCCGCTCCAAGATCAAACCCGAAATGGTCACGTTGTACCGTACGCCGCCTCGCGGACGCACATACGGCAAGGTCGCCTTCTGGCTTGAACGCCCAACCATCGGCAAGACCCCGCAGGCACAGGTGGGACGCTCCCAGTGGTGGCTTCCGCCCGTTATCTGGCCCGATGAAGACAAACGCTATCGTTCACTGATCCGTGAGGCCGTCAAAAAAGGTGCTCGCGAGTTTGTCATCAACGCCCCGTGGCAGGCTGCGTATTTTGAGGATCGAAAAAACGTGAAGCTGGTGGCCGGACCGTTCTGCAACGCGTCCAACCGCCTCGCTCTCAATGTCCTCAAGGACCTGGGATGCTCGTCTGCGATCATCGCACCGGAACTTCCGGAAGAGGATATCCTGGCCTTGGCCCAGAATCCGCCGATCCCGCTGGGCATTGTTACCAAGGGATTGTGGCCCTTCGGCATAGCGCGATTCCTTTCGGATTCCGTCAAGATGGAAGAATCCATCAAGTCCCCGATGAACGAAGTGTTGTTTGTCCGAAAACACGGTCAGAACAACTGGCTCTACCCCGGCTGGGAGCTGGATCTTGTGGGCGAGCGCCGCACGCTGGAGCGGGTAGGATTCAGAAGCTTCATCACCATGAAGGAAGAGTGGCCGCGAAACGTGCCACGCCCGAAACGCACCAGTACATTCAACTGGAAGCTGAAGCTCCTGTAA
- a CDS encoding PhzF family phenazine biosynthesis protein → MELEIYQVDAFAEEVFSGNPAAVIPLYEWLSDELMQHIAEENNLSETAFFVRKGEYFELRWFTPETEVDLCGHATLASAHVIYEFLDYTDQAVVFETKSGRLFVDRDNGRYSMDFPAWGVREIQVTERVSDALGVRPDLLFMGKRDMMAVFEDEQTVRDLKPDFAKVVQLDGVCMICTAPGLDYDFVSRTFVPEEGILEDPVTGSAHCTLVPYWAARLGKDSLIAYQASRRGGVLECANLGDRVKIAGQAVTYMKGTITL, encoded by the coding sequence ATGGAACTGGAAATCTATCAGGTGGACGCATTCGCCGAAGAGGTTTTCAGCGGTAATCCTGCAGCGGTTATCCCTTTGTATGAGTGGCTGTCCGACGAGTTGATGCAGCATATCGCTGAAGAGAACAATCTGTCCGAGACCGCTTTCTTCGTCCGCAAAGGCGAGTACTTCGAATTGCGCTGGTTCACGCCGGAAACCGAAGTTGACCTGTGTGGTCATGCCACGTTGGCAAGCGCCCATGTCATCTACGAGTTTCTCGATTACACCGATCAGGCCGTTGTCTTTGAGACCAAAAGCGGCCGTCTTTTTGTGGACCGTGACAACGGACGATACTCCATGGATTTCCCGGCATGGGGCGTGCGAGAAATACAGGTGACCGAGCGGGTGTCCGATGCCCTCGGTGTTCGTCCTGATTTACTGTTCATGGGCAAACGCGACATGATGGCCGTGTTTGAGGATGAACAGACTGTTCGGGATCTCAAACCTGATTTTGCCAAGGTTGTTCAGCTCGATGGCGTATGCATGATCTGCACGGCTCCGGGCCTAGATTACGACTTTGTTTCCCGCACCTTTGTGCCTGAAGAGGGCATTCTGGAAGATCCGGTTACCGGTTCTGCCCACTGCACGCTCGTTCCCTACTGGGCTGCCCGCTTGGGTAAAGATTCCCTGATTGCGTATCAGGCATCCCGACGCGGTGGGGTTCTGGAATGTGCCAATCTGGGCGACAGGGTGAAGATCGCCGGACAGGCCGTGACGTACATGAAAGGAACCATCACGCTATAG
- a CDS encoding phenylpyruvate tautomerase MIF-related protein, translating to MPLIKVETNVSLDEPVKTAQHFSSVVADMLGKPESYVLTIVEHDKTMLFGGEDSPAAFVTLDSIGLPEDRTEEFSAALAVVIQQALGVASERAYISFGSIERHLFGWSGKTFK from the coding sequence ATGCCGCTGATCAAAGTGGAGACCAACGTTTCGCTGGATGAGCCTGTAAAAACAGCTCAGCATTTTTCTTCTGTTGTGGCGGATATGCTGGGCAAGCCCGAGTCCTATGTCCTGACCATCGTTGAGCATGACAAAACCATGCTGTTCGGCGGTGAGGACAGCCCGGCCGCCTTTGTTACACTTGACTCCATCGGCCTGCCGGAAGATCGTACCGAAGAGTTCTCTGCAGCTTTGGCTGTGGTGATACAGCAGGCTCTCGGTGTAGCGTCCGAACGCGCGTACATCTCTTTCGGTTCCATTGAACGGCACCTGTTTGGGTGGAGTGGCAAGACGTTCAAATAA
- a CDS encoding IS3 family transposase (programmed frameshift) has translation MEDKSKQRVRRTQRDYTMAFKLSVVAQVEKGEMTYKQAQALYGIQGRSTVLKWLRKHGTLDWSKSMVHSRKDPKARETPVQKIKRLEKELEEEKIKTALLNKMIEISDREFGTSIRKKPYPRAARSLQRERQISLSACCRQLGVSRQSVYQAEKRHDAREAMYQEAKAMVLNVRTRMPRLGTRKLYHLLKDAFSAKGIRLGRDGLFSLLRREHMLIKRRKNYTKTTNSKHWLKKHPNLLKDVQPRCPEQVFVSDITYVNTREQTCYLSLVTDAFSRKIMGYNVSRDLSAESTTKALDAAVENKRRRVNTIHHSDRGLQYASSVYQRKLQESGMVPSMTDGYDCYQNALAERMNGILKQEFMVTKCNDFAELNTLVRESVEIYNSQRPHLSLGMRTPNDVHESGCGASPTA, from the exons ATGGAAGACAAATCCAAACAGCGAGTTAGACGCACCCAACGCGATTACACGATGGCCTTTAAATTGTCGGTTGTGGCACAGGTGGAAAAGGGCGAGATGACGTACAAGCAGGCTCAGGCTCTTTATGGTATTCAAGGGCGAAGCACTGTGCTGAAGTGGCTCAGGAAGCACGGCACCCTTGATTGGAGCAAGTCCATGGTACATTCCCGAAAAGACCCAAAAGCCAGAGAAACACCGGTCCAGAAGATCAAACGGCTGGAGAAAGAGCTTGAGGAAGAAAAGATCAAGACCGCGCTTCTCAATAAAATGATTGAGATTTCCGACCGCGAGTTTGGGACTTCTATAAGAAAAAAGC CTTACCCCCGAGCTGCACGAAGTCTTCAGAGAGAAAGACAAATAAGCTTGTCTGCTTGTTGCAGGCAGCTCGGGGTCAGTCGGCAGTCCGTGTATCAGGCTGAAAAGCGCCATGATGCACGGGAAGCCATGTATCAGGAGGCAAAGGCCATGGTCCTGAACGTGCGGACCAGGATGCCCCGCCTTGGGACTCGAAAGCTGTACCACCTGTTGAAGGACGCATTTTCCGCAAAGGGAATCAGGCTCGGACGTGATGGGTTGTTTTCCCTGCTGCGGCGAGAGCATATGCTCATCAAGCGACGGAAAAACTATACAAAGACAACCAACTCGAAGCATTGGCTAAAAAAGCATCCCAACTTGTTGAAAGATGTTCAACCGAGATGTCCTGAGCAGGTGTTCGTAAGCGACATTACCTACGTGAATACACGTGAGCAAACATGCTATCTGTCGCTGGTGACAGATGCATTCAGCCGGAAGATAATGGGATACAACGTGAGCCGGGATCTCAGTGCGGAAAGCACAACCAAAGCGCTGGACGCGGCAGTTGAAAACAAGCGAAGGAGGGTGAATACAATTCACCATTCAGATCGAGGACTCCAATACGCTTCTTCGGTCTACCAGAGAAAACTCCAGGAATCCGGCATGGTTCCTTCCATGACAGATGGCTATGACTGCTATCAAAATGCCTTGGCGGAACGGATGAATGGAATTCTGAAGCAAGAGTTCATGGTCACCAAATGCAACGACTTTGCAGAGCTCAATACCCTGGTGAGGGAATCCGTTGAGATATACAATTCACAACGGCCACATCTCAGCCTAGGAATGAGAACGCCAAACGATGTACACGAATCAGGCTGTGGGGCTAGCCCCACAGCCTGA